The Acidobacteriota bacterium genome contains the following window.
TTCCCCCGGTTCCGGCGCAGGACGTCGACGAGATAGTCGCGCTCGAAGCACCGCCTCGCTTCGTTGAACGACGGAAATGCCGCCGGTGGGACGTAAGCGGAGGCTCCCGGCGCGCCGCGATCGGTCTCGCCGACGCCTCCCGGGTCGAGCCTTCGCACGAGGCTCTCGTCCTCGAGAAGGAGATCCTCGGCGCCGATCTGCTCGCCGCTCGCCAGGACCAGCGCCTGCTTGATGCGGTTCTCGAGCTCGCGCACGTTCCCGGGCCACGGGTACTGCAGGATCTTCTCCGCCGCGCCCCGGCTGAACCCTTTCATGGCCCTGCTCATCGCGGCTCCCTCCCGCTCGAGGAGGTGCTGCGCGAGGGGGAGCAGATCGCCGCGCCGCTCGCGGAGCGGCGGAAGACGGATCGGCATGACGTTGAGCCGGTAGTAGAGATCTTCGCGAAGCCGCCCCTCGCGCACCGCCGCCGCCAGATCGCGGTTGGAGGCGGAGATGATGCGGACGTCGACTCGCCGGACCGCGTTCTCTCCGACGCGCTTGATCTCCCTCTCCTGGAGCGCGCGCAGGAGCTTCACCTGGTGATCCGTGGCGATGTCGACGATCTCGTCCAGGAAGAGCGTCCCACCCTCGGCCTCCTCGAATAGGCCGCGCTTGTCGTTCTGGGCGCCGGTGAACGCCCCCTTGGCGTATCCGAAGATCTCGCTCTCGAAGAGCTCGCGCGGGATCGCGCCGCAGTTCACGGCCACGAACGGCGCCGCGCGGCGCGTGCTGTGCGCGTGGATGAATCGGGCGAAGAGCTCCTTGCCCGTCCCAGAGTCTCCCATCAGGACGACGGGGAAATCCGTCGGGGCGACCGCCTCGGCGCGCGCGAGAGCCTGCCGGACGACGGGGTCGTCCCCCAGGATCCGGTCGTGCCTCTTGTCCTCGAGCCGGTCGCGCAGCTCCTTGATCTCTGTCGTGAGGCGCTCGCGCTCGAGCGCGCGGGCGATGCGGAGGAGGAGATCCTTCTCCTTGTGAGGCTTCGGGATGTAGTCGTAGACGCCGCGGCGGATGAGCTCCAGCGCGTCCTCGATGGAGCCGTAGGCCGTCAGGACGATCAGGGGAAGGTCGGGCCAGCGCTTGAGGCACTCCTCGACGAGGCGGCCTCCGCCCATGACGGGCATCCTGAGATCCGTCAGCAGCAGCTGAAATCGATCGCGGGTGAGCGCCTCGATCGCCTCCTTGCCGTTGACGACCGCGACCGTCTGGTATCCCTGGCTGCTGAGCAGGTCGACGAGCAGCTCCCGAAGGCTCGGATCGTCGTCGACCACCAGGATGCTGGCGTCGGAAGTTCGCATGTCGGATTGTAGAGGTCCCCGGTCTCATGGGTCAACAAAAACCCGACACATTGCGTCCGGAAGTCCCGAACACCCGACGCCGCGCACGGGGATCCGGCGCCCTCCCCCGCTCCGGCGCCCGCAGGCCCCATGCGGCTTTTGGTCTTGAATCCCGACAATTGCGACGGCTGGCAGGAGCATTGCTTAGTCAAGAGCGGCCCCAGCGCCGGCCGGCAACCGGTGGCCGGGTGATGGCGGCCTTACCCCTCCTGCGTCGGCGGTGCCCAGGAAGAGAGGAACGGACAGCTGCGGGGCGGTCCGGGCTTCTTGATGGGCCAGCAGGAGGGGAAAGGGCGC
Protein-coding sequences here:
- a CDS encoding sigma-54-dependent Fis family transcriptional regulator, producing MRTSDASILVVDDDPSLRELLVDLLSSQGYQTVAVVNGKEAIEALTRDRFQLLLTDLRMPVMGGGRLVEECLKRWPDLPLIVLTAYGSIEDALELIRRGVYDYIPKPHKEKDLLLRIARALERERLTTEIKELRDRLEDKRHDRILGDDPVVRQALARAEAVAPTDFPVVLMGDSGTGKELFARFIHAHSTRRAAPFVAVNCGAIPRELFESEIFGYAKGAFTGAQNDKRGLFEEAEGGTLFLDEIVDIATDHQVKLLRALQEREIKRVGENAVRRVDVRIISASNRDLAAAVREGRLREDLYYRLNVMPIRLPPLRERRGDLLPLAQHLLEREGAAMSRAMKGFSRGAAEKILQYPWPGNVRELENRIKQALVLASGEQIGAEDLLLEDESLVRRLDPGGVGETDRGAPGASAYVPPAAFPSFNEARRCFERDYLVDVLRRNRGNATAAAKEAGKHRSEFYDLIKRHGLQPADFRSGSSGLPAPPSPAPSGDPGK